From Halotia branconii CENA392, the proteins below share one genomic window:
- the nadB gene encoding L-aspartate oxidase, with amino-acid sequence MPQIDIPSQFDVLVVGAGAAGLYTALCLPEYLQVGLITKETVSLSASDWAQGGIAAAISPEDSPSLHIEDTLEAGAGLCDRPAVEFLAQQAPSCIQSLVNLGVAFDRHGKALALTLEAAHSRNRVLHAADTTGREVTTTLTAQVLRRQNIQVIQQALALSLWLEPQSSHCQGVSLFYQGEIHWVRAGAVVLATGGGGQVFAQTTNPDVSTGDGVAIAWRAGAILRDLEFVQFHPTALTKPGADHFLISEAVRGEGAHLVDNEGRRFAFDYHSAGELAPRDVVSRAIFSHLQQTAADPATAHVWLDMRPIPADKIRHRFPNIIKVCQHWGIDVFNEPIPVAPAAHYWMGGIVTDLINRTNIQGLYAVGETASTGVHGANRLASNSLLECIVFGAQMANLKDELTKIKDEETKLSFHPLTFRLSDGDWQIQQTQLEAFREKLPRLVWQSAGICREQSVLADAIATVEFWQQDFAALPLSQFLMALRPYEPVKFDIPNAEKQLRLWAETRNLLDVAYLILKSAVFRTESRGGHYRLDYPQPDPAWQVHTLVQKHQWRKSVVPNK; translated from the coding sequence TTGCCTCAAATAGATATTCCTAGTCAATTTGATGTCTTAGTAGTCGGCGCTGGTGCGGCTGGACTGTATACGGCACTTTGCTTACCAGAGTACTTGCAAGTCGGCTTGATTACTAAAGAAACAGTTTCTTTGTCTGCTAGTGATTGGGCCCAAGGTGGGATTGCTGCGGCTATTTCCCCGGAAGATTCTCCTTCACTGCACATTGAAGACACATTGGAAGCAGGTGCTGGTTTATGCGATCGCCCAGCAGTAGAGTTTCTTGCCCAACAAGCACCTAGCTGTATTCAATCTCTGGTTAACCTAGGAGTCGCTTTTGATCGACACGGTAAAGCGTTAGCTTTAACTTTAGAAGCCGCACATTCACGTAACCGTGTACTTCACGCCGCTGACACCACAGGTAGAGAGGTAACTACTACCCTAACTGCCCAAGTATTACGTCGTCAAAATATTCAAGTTATCCAGCAAGCTTTGGCGTTGAGTCTGTGGCTAGAACCCCAAAGCAGTCACTGTCAAGGAGTTAGTCTCTTTTACCAAGGTGAAATCCACTGGGTAAGGGCTGGTGCTGTTGTACTAGCAACTGGTGGTGGAGGTCAAGTATTTGCCCAAACCACTAACCCAGATGTCAGTACAGGCGATGGGGTAGCGATCGCCTGGCGCGCTGGGGCTATCCTCCGCGACTTAGAATTTGTCCAATTTCACCCTACTGCCTTAACTAAACCCGGCGCTGATCACTTTTTGATTAGTGAAGCTGTCCGAGGGGAAGGCGCACATCTTGTAGATAATGAAGGCCGGCGTTTTGCTTTCGATTATCACTCTGCTGGTGAACTCGCACCCAGAGATGTAGTTAGTAGAGCAATTTTTAGCCATTTACAACAGACTGCGGCCGATCCTGCTACTGCCCATGTGTGGCTAGATATGCGCCCTATTCCTGCTGACAAAATTCGTCACCGCTTTCCCAATATCATTAAAGTTTGTCAACATTGGGGCATTGATGTCTTTAATGAACCAATTCCCGTAGCCCCTGCTGCCCATTATTGGATGGGTGGTATTGTCACAGATTTGATCAATCGCACAAACATTCAGGGTTTGTATGCGGTGGGAGAAACAGCCAGTACCGGAGTGCATGGGGCAAATCGTTTAGCGAGTAATTCCTTGCTAGAATGTATTGTCTTTGGGGCGCAGATGGCTAATTTGAAGGATGAACTCACAAAGATTAAAGATGAAGAAACTAAACTCAGCTTTCATCCTTTGACATTCAGGCTTTCTGATGGCGATTGGCAAATCCAGCAAACACAATTAGAAGCATTTAGAGAAAAGTTACCGCGCCTAGTTTGGCAAAGTGCTGGTATTTGTCGAGAACAGTCAGTTTTAGCAGATGCGATCGCCACTGTTGAATTTTGGCAGCAAGACTTTGCCGCTTTGCCTTTAAGTCAATTTTTGATGGCTTTACGTCCATACGAACCCGTTAAATTTGACATACCGAACGCTGAAAAACAATTGCGACTTTGGGCAGAAACTCGTAATTTACTAGATGTAGCCTATTTAATTCTTAAAAGTGCTGTTTTTAGAACCGAAAGTCGGGGAGGACACTATCGCTTAGATTATCCTCAACCAGATCCAGCTTGGCAAGTTCACACGCTCGTACAAAAGCATCAATGGCGCAAGTCTGTAGTTCCCAACAAGTAG
- a CDS encoding CHASE2 domain-containing protein codes for MSKQLCKRLVRLILRLKQSLGQKHRELITASIVAICILILRSMGLLQSLELGVLDQFFRLRPNEQPDNRITIVVIDESYLRKVGWPIPDRIIAQLLQKLSEQKPRAIGLDIYRDLEVPSNDSAENSGKQKLLDVYKSTPNLIGIELLANEKNNNFKNKNVGVRPPKGLNTEQVGFNNVLFDPDGKIRRSLLYWHVNNKLHESFALKLALLYLKSKGITPKKAVSNSEYLQLGKSVFPRFQANDGAYVGADDRGYQILSNFPKPGCKNSSSGKLCGYRQVTMSDVLANKVDKNLISDRIVLIGSTAPSLQDFAFIPQSSRLMGAAEPITGIELQAYFISELISAAIEGRPLLKTWPQLWESLWIFTWSYLGAVMTWQVRSKSQSMFSILLSYLALILSAYLAFLTGWWIPIIPSLLTFGISAIWMIFHVAHIQEELKRSKEFLQQVINTIADPIFVKNKQHQWIVLNEAYCRLIGRPNTVLIEKSDYDFFPAHEADVFRQQDELVFRTQQPKENEEEFTDAAGKIHLIATKRSLHKDAAGNFFLVGIIRDITQRKEKEYELIRTAKRKEDHLRYLADHDPLTGLSNRKFFAEQLHESLVWAQENNLSLGLLFVDLDGFKQVNDTFGHEIGDRLLVTIAQRLNNSLRGSDTVSRLGGDEFTVILRSLPNEQVAAKVAEKILGCITEPIVLDEYTTKISASIGISIYPLNGQSTEALIKQADTAMYRAKHLGKNRYEFA; via the coding sequence ATGAGTAAGCAGTTATGCAAGCGTCTTGTAAGGTTAATATTAAGACTGAAACAATCGCTTGGTCAAAAACACAGAGAATTGATTACCGCCTCTATCGTTGCAATCTGCATCCTAATTTTGCGTTCTATGGGATTATTGCAATCATTAGAGTTAGGAGTTTTAGATCAATTTTTTCGCTTACGTCCAAACGAACAGCCAGATAATCGCATTACTATTGTAGTCATTGATGAGAGTTATTTACGTAAAGTTGGCTGGCCAATTCCAGATCGCATCATCGCTCAATTATTGCAAAAATTAAGTGAACAAAAACCGCGAGCAATTGGTTTAGATATCTACCGAGACTTGGAAGTTCCTAGTAACGATTCGGCAGAAAACTCTGGTAAACAAAAATTGCTTGATGTTTATAAATCAACGCCAAACTTGATTGGTATTGAACTGTTGGCAAATGAAAAAAATAACAATTTTAAAAATAAAAACGTTGGTGTTCGACCTCCAAAAGGACTGAATACAGAACAAGTCGGTTTCAATAATGTACTATTTGACCCTGATGGCAAAATACGCCGCAGTTTATTGTATTGGCATGTTAATAATAAGTTACACGAAAGTTTTGCGCTCAAGCTAGCTTTATTGTATTTAAAGTCAAAGGGGATTACTCCAAAAAAAGCAGTCAGTAACTCTGAGTATTTACAGTTGGGTAAGTCGGTATTTCCTCGTTTTCAGGCCAACGATGGTGCTTATGTAGGAGCTGATGACAGAGGCTACCAAATTTTATCCAATTTTCCTAAACCAGGGTGTAAAAATAGCTCGTCTGGAAAACTTTGTGGTTATCGACAGGTAACTATGAGCGATGTGCTTGCTAATAAAGTAGACAAAAACCTAATTAGCGATCGCATCGTACTTATTGGTTCCACTGCTCCTAGTCTTCAAGATTTTGCATTTATTCCCCAATCTAGTCGTCTGATGGGTGCAGCCGAGCCGATTACAGGTATCGAACTTCAAGCTTATTTTATCAGTGAATTAATCTCAGCTGCGATTGAAGGACGACCTTTATTAAAGACATGGCCTCAACTGTGGGAATCTTTATGGATTTTTACTTGGTCTTATTTGGGAGCCGTAATGACGTGGCAAGTACGCTCCAAAAGCCAGAGTATGTTTAGTATTTTGCTTTCTTATCTAGCGTTAATCTTAAGTGCATATTTGGCTTTTTTAACTGGTTGGTGGATACCAATAATTCCTTCATTGCTGACTTTTGGCATCTCAGCTATTTGGATGATTTTTCATGTTGCCCATATTCAGGAAGAATTGAAACGTTCTAAAGAGTTTTTGCAGCAAGTAATCAATACAATCGCAGATCCAATTTTTGTCAAAAATAAACAACATCAGTGGATTGTGTTAAATGAGGCATACTGTCGATTAATTGGTCGTCCTAATACTGTGTTAATTGAAAAGTCAGACTATGACTTTTTTCCTGCTCATGAAGCTGACGTGTTTCGACAACAAGATGAATTAGTTTTCCGCACTCAACAACCAAAAGAAAATGAAGAAGAGTTTACTGATGCGGCGGGAAAAATTCATTTAATTGCTACTAAGCGATCGCTCCACAAAGACGCGGCGGGTAATTTCTTTTTAGTGGGGATAATTCGAGATATTACTCAGCGTAAAGAGAAAGAATACGAACTTATACGCACCGCTAAACGCAAAGAAGACCATTTGCGTTATCTAGCTGATCACGACCCGCTTACAGGTCTATCTAACCGTAAATTCTTTGCAGAACAACTTCACGAGTCTTTAGTTTGGGCTCAAGAGAATAATTTATCTTTGGGACTGCTGTTTGTTGATCTGGATGGTTTTAAACAAGTCAATGATACCTTTGGACATGAGATAGGCGATCGCCTCTTAGTAACTATCGCTCAGCGGCTCAATAACTCTTTACGTGGTAGTGATACTGTTTCCCGTTTAGGCGGTGATGAATTTACAGTGATTTTACGGTCACTTCCTAATGAGCAGGTAGCTGCTAAAGTTGCGGAAAAAATTTTAGGGTGCATTACTGAGCCAATCGTTTTGGATGAGTATACCACTAAAATTTCTGCCAGTATTGGTATCAGTATTTATCCCCTCAATGGTCAAAGCACGGAAGCATTAATTAAACAAGCAGACACCGCTATGTACCGTGCCAAGCATCTTGGTAAAAACCGCTACGAGTTTGCTTAA
- a CDS encoding vitamin K epoxide reductase family protein, with product MIRRRSTPWIHKWSRPLIAAIAGFGALTTGYLTIEKITGGSAACVAQAGVKGCNDVLSSPWATVLGQPLALFGFLAYTSMVIFALAPLVLKSGQNNSSKQLENWTWWLLLVGAIAMSVFSGYLMYLLAFQIKAICLYCIGSALFSLSLLVLTIIGRTWEDVGQIFFTAIIVGMVTLIGTLGVYAGVNQTGGTAGTSGQPEKITFVPQAQPNPEFGWEVTTTSGEAEIALARHLVKIGAKEYSAYWCPHCHEQKLLFGKEAEQIIDNIKVECAADSPKGKPELCKAAKVEGFPTWIINGKSYSGVQNLEELAKVSGYTGSSNFKYFK from the coding sequence ATGATTCGCCGCCGTTCTACTCCTTGGATTCATAAATGGTCGCGTCCATTGATTGCCGCGATCGCCGGCTTTGGTGCGCTCACAACTGGATATCTCACAATAGAAAAGATAACAGGAGGTAGCGCCGCTTGTGTAGCACAAGCTGGTGTCAAGGGCTGTAATGATGTACTTTCCAGTCCTTGGGCAACAGTTTTGGGTCAGCCTTTAGCCCTATTCGGGTTTTTGGCATACACCAGCATGGTGATATTTGCCCTAGCACCCTTGGTGTTGAAATCAGGACAAAACAATAGCAGTAAACAATTAGAAAACTGGACGTGGTGGCTGCTGTTGGTGGGGGCGATCGCCATGTCAGTTTTCAGTGGCTACTTAATGTACTTGCTGGCATTTCAAATTAAGGCTATTTGTCTTTACTGTATTGGTTCGGCTTTGTTCTCCCTGAGTCTTTTAGTATTGACGATTATCGGCCGTACTTGGGAGGATGTTGGACAAATCTTTTTTACCGCTATTATTGTGGGGATGGTAACGCTAATTGGTACTTTAGGTGTCTATGCTGGTGTCAATCAAACAGGTGGTACAGCTGGAACTTCTGGACAACCAGAGAAAATTACCTTTGTTCCTCAAGCACAACCTAACCCAGAATTTGGTTGGGAAGTCACCACAACTTCTGGTGAGGCAGAAATTGCCCTAGCCCGCCATTTAGTGAAGATAGGCGCTAAGGAATACAGTGCTTACTGGTGTCCTCACTGCCACGAACAGAAATTGCTTTTCGGCAAAGAAGCTGAACAGATCATCGACAATATTAAGGTGGAATGCGCTGCTGATAGCCCAAAAGGTAAACCTGAATTATGTAAAGCAGCAAAAGTAGAAGGTTTCCCTACTTGGATTATTAATGGCAAAAGCTACAGTGGGGTACAAAACTTAGAGGAACTGGCAAAAGTTTCTGGTTATACGGGTTCTAGTAATTTCAAATACTTTAAGTAA
- the btpA gene encoding photosystem I biogenesis protein BtpA, which produces MDLHQIFKTRTPIIGVVHLLPLPTSPRWGGTLKAVIDRAEQEAAALASGGVNGIIVENFFDAPFTKNQVDPAVVSAMTVVVQRIQNLVTLPVGLNVLRNDAKSAIAIASCVQAQFIRVNVLTGVMATDQGLIEGEAHQLLRYRRELGCNVKIMADVLVKHARPLSSPNLTVAVKDTIERGLADAVILSGWSTGSPPDLEDLELACGAANGTPVFIGSGADWENIATLMQAADGVIVSSSLKRQGRIEQPIDPIRVSQFVEAAHRTWNSKSESKSAEQVKLHS; this is translated from the coding sequence GTGGACTTACATCAGATATTTAAAACTCGAACACCGATTATTGGCGTAGTTCACCTACTCCCACTACCCACCTCACCCCGTTGGGGAGGTACTTTAAAAGCGGTAATTGACCGCGCCGAACAAGAAGCAGCAGCCTTAGCAAGTGGTGGGGTTAATGGCATTATTGTGGAGAATTTTTTCGATGCTCCGTTTACTAAAAACCAAGTAGATCCAGCAGTTGTCAGCGCGATGACTGTTGTGGTGCAAAGAATACAAAATTTGGTAACGTTGCCCGTAGGCTTAAATGTTTTGCGGAACGATGCTAAAAGTGCAATAGCGATCGCTAGTTGTGTACAAGCACAATTTATCCGCGTCAATGTTCTAACAGGAGTAATGGCAACCGATCAGGGATTAATTGAGGGAGAAGCCCATCAATTATTGCGTTATCGGCGCGAACTGGGTTGTAATGTCAAAATTATGGCTGATGTGTTGGTCAAGCACGCCCGTCCTTTGAGTTCCCCAAATTTGACAGTTGCTGTGAAAGATACGATTGAAAGGGGTTTGGCAGACGCGGTGATTTTATCTGGCTGGTCTACAGGTAGTCCTCCTGACCTAGAAGATTTAGAGCTAGCTTGCGGCGCAGCAAACGGCACTCCAGTATTTATTGGTAGTGGAGCCGACTGGGAAAATATTGCTACACTAATGCAGGCAGCAGATGGTGTCATTGTGTCTAGTTCCCTAAAACGCCAAGGTCGAATTGAGCAACCAATTGACCCAATTCGCGTCAGCCAATTTGTGGAAGCAGCACATCGCACTTGGAACTCCAAAAGTGAAAGCAAATCAGCAGAACAAGTGAAGTTACATTCTTAG
- the rimO gene encoding 30S ribosomal protein S12 methylthiotransferase RimO, producing the protein MGEKPTIAISHLGCEKNRIDTEHILGLLVEAGYDVDTNEELADYVIVNTCSFIEAAREESVRTLVELAEADKKIVITGCMAQHFQEQLLEELPEAVAVVGTGDYHKIVNVIERVQQGERVKQVSVEPTYIADETTPRYRTTTEGVAYLRIAEGCDYRCAFCIIPYLRGNQRSRTIESIVAEAKQLASQGVQEIILISQITTNYGLDIYGKPKLAELLRALAKVDVPWIRVHYAYPTGLTLDVITAFKETPNVLPYLDLPLQHSHPEILRNMNRPWQGRVNNEIIDRIKTALPTAVLRTTFIVGFPGETQEHFEHLLEFVQRHEFDHVGVFTFSPEQETPAYKLPNQLPQQVMEQRRHRVMELQQPISQRKNQQEIGKIVDVLIEQENPESGKLIGRSGRFSPEVDGQIYIEGQAKLGTIVPVAIHGADIYDLYGQVVNN; encoded by the coding sequence ATGGGTGAAAAGCCAACAATTGCAATTTCCCACTTGGGCTGCGAAAAAAACCGAATTGATACAGAACACATCTTAGGGCTGCTTGTAGAAGCAGGTTACGATGTAGATACAAATGAAGAGTTAGCAGATTACGTTATTGTCAATACATGTAGTTTTATTGAAGCGGCAAGAGAAGAATCTGTCAGAACTTTGGTAGAGTTGGCAGAGGCAGATAAAAAAATTGTCATCACTGGCTGTATGGCCCAGCACTTCCAGGAACAATTATTGGAAGAGTTGCCGGAAGCAGTTGCTGTGGTGGGAACAGGTGATTATCACAAAATTGTCAATGTAATTGAGCGAGTACAACAGGGAGAACGGGTCAAACAAGTTAGTGTAGAACCAACTTACATTGCTGATGAAACGACACCGCGCTACCGCACCACAACAGAGGGTGTTGCCTACTTGCGAATTGCTGAAGGATGTGATTATCGTTGTGCATTTTGTATTATTCCTTATCTACGAGGAAACCAGCGATCGCGTACTATTGAATCTATAGTTGCCGAAGCCAAGCAGCTAGCCTCCCAAGGGGTACAAGAGATTATTCTCATTTCCCAAATCACAACTAATTACGGTTTGGATATTTACGGTAAGCCAAAGTTAGCCGAACTGCTTCGCGCCTTGGCAAAGGTGGATGTACCTTGGATTCGAGTACATTATGCTTATCCCACCGGATTAACTTTGGATGTGATTACAGCGTTCAAAGAAACACCTAACGTCTTACCTTACCTGGATTTGCCTCTGCAACATTCTCATCCAGAGATTCTCCGCAATATGAACCGTCCTTGGCAAGGACGTGTGAACAATGAGATTATTGATCGCATCAAAACAGCGCTACCAACGGCAGTATTGCGGACAACATTTATAGTTGGTTTCCCCGGAGAAACTCAAGAGCATTTTGAGCATCTACTAGAGTTTGTGCAGCGGCATGAATTTGACCATGTTGGTGTTTTCACCTTTTCACCAGAACAGGAAACCCCTGCCTATAAGCTACCTAATCAGTTGCCACAACAAGTGATGGAGCAGCGTCGGCACAGAGTTATGGAACTCCAGCAGCCAATTTCGCAAAGAAAAAATCAGCAGGAAATAGGCAAGATTGTTGATGTCCTGATAGAGCAAGAAAATCCTGAAAGTGGGAAATTAATTGGTCGTTCAGGTAGATTTTCCCCAGAAGTCGATGGTCAAATTTATATCGAAGGTCAGGCGAAGTTAGGAACCATCGTGCCAGTAGCGATCCACGGCGCTGATATATATGACCTATACGGTCAAGTTGTCAATAACTAA
- a CDS encoding DEAD/DEAH box helicase, giving the protein MNLSFPELGISQERVELLETIGFTAPTNIQAQAIPQLLAGRDVVGQSQTGTGKTAAFTLPILERLDVNQRAVQALVLTPTRELAIQVHDAVAQFMGNDGLRVLAIYGGQSIDRQMSQLKRGVHMVVGTPGRMIDLLDRGCLKLDQVKWFVLDEADEMLSMGFIDDVIKILSQAPTDRQTALFSATMPPSIRMLVNKFLRSPAIVTVEQPKAAPNKINQVAYLIPRHWTKAKALQPILEMEDPETALIFVRTRRTAAELTNQLQAAGHSVDEYHGDLSQQARERLLGRFRNRQVRWVVATDIAARGLDVDQLSHVINYDLPDSVETYVHRIGRTGRAGKEGTAISLVQPFERRKQQAFERHNRQSWQLLSIPTRAQIEARHINKLQEQVGEALTGERLASFLPIVSELIEKYDAHAIAAAALQIAYDETRPAWLQSGVDPQEDNVPVPKPKLNKRRDSSGERSRSSWTKSDSNGGEEERRGTPKPKLRTTHREPSVSPNSKKLG; this is encoded by the coding sequence ATGAATCTTTCGTTTCCAGAATTAGGCATTTCACAAGAACGTGTAGAGTTATTAGAAACAATCGGCTTTACCGCACCTACTAATATTCAAGCCCAAGCTATTCCCCAATTGTTAGCAGGTCGAGATGTAGTCGGTCAATCCCAAACAGGAACAGGTAAAACAGCAGCATTTACCCTGCCAATTTTAGAACGGTTAGATGTTAACCAAAGAGCAGTACAAGCGTTGGTCTTGACCCCAACTCGTGAGTTAGCAATTCAAGTTCACGATGCCGTTGCTCAGTTCATGGGTAACGATGGATTGCGAGTGCTAGCAATTTATGGTGGACAATCGATTGACCGCCAAATGTCACAACTCAAACGTGGCGTTCACATGGTTGTGGGTACTCCAGGACGGATGATAGATTTACTAGACCGGGGCTGTCTCAAGCTCGATCAAGTGAAATGGTTTGTCTTAGATGAAGCCGATGAAATGTTGAGCATGGGTTTTATCGATGATGTGATTAAGATTCTTTCTCAAGCACCTACAGATCGCCAAACAGCTTTGTTCTCAGCCACCATGCCGCCATCGATTCGCATGTTGGTGAACAAATTTTTGCGATCGCCTGCGATAGTCACCGTCGAACAACCAAAAGCTGCTCCCAACAAAATCAATCAAGTAGCTTATCTCATCCCCCGTCACTGGACAAAAGCCAAAGCTTTACAGCCGATTCTGGAAATGGAAGATCCAGAAACAGCTTTAATCTTTGTGCGTACCAGACGCACAGCCGCAGAACTCACCAATCAATTACAAGCTGCTGGTCATAGTGTTGACGAATATCACGGTGACTTGTCGCAACAAGCACGAGAACGCTTATTAGGTAGATTCCGCAATCGTCAAGTGCGCTGGGTGGTAGCCACAGATATTGCCGCACGGGGGTTAGATGTCGATCAATTATCCCATGTGATCAACTACGACTTACCTGATAGCGTAGAAACCTATGTCCATCGGATTGGTCGTACTGGTCGAGCTGGTAAAGAAGGAACGGCTATTTCTTTAGTTCAGCCTTTTGAGCGACGCAAACAACAGGCATTTGAGCGCCATAATCGCCAAAGTTGGCAATTGCTATCAATTCCTACACGGGCGCAAATTGAAGCCAGACACATCAATAAATTGCAAGAACAAGTAGGAGAAGCCTTAACTGGCGAACGCCTAGCTTCATTCTTGCCAATAGTTAGCGAATTGATTGAAAAATACGATGCTCATGCGATCGCTGCGGCGGCATTGCAAATCGCTTACGATGAAACTCGTCCTGCTTGGTTGCAATCAGGCGTAGATCCCCAAGAAGACAACGTACCCGTACCCAAACCCAAGCTCAATAAACGTCGTGATTCTTCTGGTGAACGCAGCCGTTCCTCTTGGACTAAATCAGACAGTAACGGTGGTGAAGAAGAAAGACGAGGTACTCCCAAGCCTAAACTGCGGACAACACATCGTGAACCTTCTGTATCGCCTAATAGCAAAAAACTCGGTTGA
- the ftsZ gene encoding cell division protein FtsZ, whose amino-acid sequence MTLDNNQELTYKNSQSVGQPGFSLASNSNNPFNHSGLNFGQNNDSKRITTENSRIGEIVPGRVANIKVIGVGGGGGNAVNRMIESDVSGVEFWSINTDAQALTLAGAPSRLQIGQKLTRGLGAGGNPAIGQKAAEESRDEIATALEGADLVFITAGMGGGTGTGAAAIVAEVAKEMGALTVGVVTRPFVFEGRRRTSQAEQGVEGLKSRVDTLIIIPNNKLLEVIPEQTPVQEAFRYADDVLRQGVQGISDIITIPGLVNVDFADVRAVMADAGSALMGIGVSSGKSRAREAAIAAISSPLLECSIEGARGVVFNITGGSDLTLHEVNAAAEAIYEVVDPNANIIFGAVIDDRLQGEVRITVIATGFTGEVQTAPQQNVVNARVTTPTKRPTPTPQTPAVNPPTPVAEPKEKTGLDIPDFLRNRRTPPRN is encoded by the coding sequence ATGACACTTGATAATAACCAAGAGCTTACCTATAAAAACTCCCAATCTGTGGGGCAGCCAGGATTTTCACTGGCATCTAACTCGAATAATCCCTTTAATCACTCTGGGCTTAATTTTGGACAAAACAACGATAGTAAAAGGATCACTACAGAAAATAGCAGAATTGGCGAAATTGTTCCAGGTCGAGTTGCCAACATCAAAGTAATCGGTGTAGGTGGTGGTGGTGGAAATGCGGTTAACCGCATGATTGAGTCTGATGTCTCCGGAGTAGAGTTTTGGTCAATTAATACTGATGCTCAAGCTTTAACTTTGGCAGGGGCCCCTAGTCGGTTGCAGATTGGACAAAAGCTAACACGAGGTTTAGGAGCAGGTGGTAATCCTGCCATTGGTCAAAAGGCAGCAGAGGAATCACGAGACGAAATTGCTACGGCTTTAGAAGGTGCTGATCTAGTATTTATCACGGCTGGCATGGGAGGTGGTACTGGAACAGGTGCTGCCGCCATTGTTGCAGAAGTAGCAAAAGAAATGGGCGCTCTTACTGTTGGCGTAGTGACTCGTCCATTTGTTTTTGAAGGTCGTCGTCGCACTAGTCAAGCAGAGCAAGGTGTTGAAGGGCTAAAAAGTAGGGTAGATACATTGATTATCATCCCCAACAACAAGCTGCTGGAAGTGATTCCTGAGCAAACTCCTGTGCAAGAAGCTTTTCGCTATGCAGATGATGTACTACGTCAAGGGGTACAGGGAATTTCAGATATCATTACGATTCCCGGTTTAGTAAACGTTGACTTTGCTGATGTCCGAGCTGTGATGGCCGATGCGGGATCAGCATTGATGGGTATAGGTGTTAGTTCGGGCAAATCAAGAGCTAGAGAAGCAGCAATTGCTGCTATTTCATCACCATTACTTGAGTGTTCTATTGAAGGAGCTAGAGGAGTTGTCTTTAATATTACTGGTGGTAGTGACCTTACCCTACATGAAGTGAATGCTGCCGCAGAAGCAATATATGAAGTAGTTGATCCCAATGCCAATATTATTTTTGGAGCAGTGATTGATGACAGGCTACAAGGTGAGGTAAGAATTACAGTCATTGCCACTGGGTTTACAGGCGAAGTGCAAACAGCGCCACAACAAAACGTCGTTAACGCCAGGGTAACAACCCCGACAAAGCGGCCAACACCAACACCACAGACACCAGCAGTTAATCCCCCAACACCAGTTGCAGAACCCAAAGAAAAGACTGGATTAGATATTCCAGATTTTCTTCGTAATCGGCGTACACCACCACGCAATTAA
- a CDS encoding cell division protein FtsQ/DivIB, whose translation MAGIVSVSYTDLAQRRQKLRRRRQMKILQAIWRTLAISGLAGGLLWVAIQPTWILNTPKQIVMKSGDQVLSQEAIQSFLTFPYPQSLWRIEPSAIADSLEQQPTIAQASVARRLFPPGLIIEIQERVPVAIAQQAKSSNTDTNNEQASTGLLDASGVWIPLEKYKLVNPTIKLPILKVIGAPAQYRSYWSQLYLSLSQSSVKIMEIDCQDPTNLILKTELGNVYLGAPSPQLPEQIKVLAQMRHLSKKLNLNQIEYIDLKNPESPLVRMNQKTQETDHQTP comes from the coding sequence ATGGCTGGCATAGTCTCAGTTTCCTATACAGATTTAGCCCAGCGCCGTCAAAAATTACGTCGCCGACGGCAGATGAAAATTCTTCAGGCTATTTGGCGAACCTTAGCCATTAGTGGCCTAGCTGGTGGTTTACTATGGGTGGCAATCCAACCAACATGGATACTCAATACTCCCAAGCAAATTGTGATGAAATCAGGGGATCAAGTGCTTTCACAAGAAGCGATTCAGTCATTTTTGACATTTCCCTATCCTCAGTCTTTATGGCGGATTGAACCGTCTGCGATCGCTGATTCTTTAGAGCAACAACCAACTATTGCCCAAGCAAGCGTCGCTCGTCGGCTGTTTCCTCCTGGATTAATCATTGAAATTCAAGAACGAGTACCTGTGGCGATCGCTCAACAGGCCAAATCATCAAATACTGATACTAACAATGAACAAGCATCTACGGGTTTACTAGACGCAAGTGGTGTTTGGATACCCTTAGAAAAATACAAATTAGTGAATCCCACCATCAAATTGCCGATTCTCAAAGTTATTGGAGCGCCAGCACAATATCGTTCCTACTGGAGTCAGCTTTATCTATCTTTGAGCCAAAGTTCTGTGAAAATCATGGAAATTGATTGCCAAGATCCAACGAATTTAATTTTAAAAACAGAACTAGGAAATGTCTATTTGGGTGCGCCAAGTCCTCAATTACCTGAACAAATCAAGGTACTTGCTCAAATGCGTCATTTATCTAAAAAGCTTAATCTCAATCAAATAGAGTATATTGATCTGAAAAATCCCGAATCCCCATTAGTACGGATGAACCAAAAAACACAGGAAACTGACCACCAAACTCCCTAG